In one Nicotiana sylvestris chromosome 8, ASM39365v2, whole genome shotgun sequence genomic region, the following are encoded:
- the LOC104229432 gene encoding sufE-like protein 1, chloroplastic/mitochondrial, with amino-acid sequence MLSEARFPSLGSLFSRILRSSLHHHRHHQQQLSSTSNLPFSLSPYLMSISTKIPHPLLHHPNSPSLNKALKPSSSSLHSTPNKLTFFRSITIEKISTKSIFATPTSASSQPSSPLQPIEELPPKLQEIVKLFQAVEQPKAKYEQLLFYGKNLNSLDAKYKTTENKVQGCVSQVWVRAYFDSEKNVIFEADSDSVLTKGLAALLVLGLSGRPVEEIIKVSPDFAVLLGLQQSLTPSRNNGFLNMLKLMQKKALQLYVEAEKAADLGHSESLNASIEASSLGSVNVNGNVESRESTDVSGNNVSGGGGDDGVLRSRGMRIKERLEKELRPVELEVEDISYQHAGHAGVRGSDGETHFNLRVVSKEFEGKSLVKRHRMIYDLLQDELQNGLHALSIVAKMPSEL; translated from the coding sequence ATGCTAAGTGAGGCACGTTTTCCATCTCTTGGCTCTCTTTTCTCTCGAATCCTCCGTTCTTCCCTCCACCACCACCGCCACCACCAACAACAACTAAGTTCAACATCAAACCTACCATTTTCTCTTTCACCTTATCTGATGTCGATTTCCACCAAAATCCCGCACCCTCTCCTCCATCACCCTAATTCTCCATCCCTTAATAAAGCCCTAaaaccctcttcttcttctttacattCTACACCCAATAAATTAACCTTCTTTAGATCCATTACTATTGAAAAAATCTCCACAAAATCAATTTTTGCTACTCCCACAAGTGCTTCTTCACAACCCTCATCACCTCTCCAACCCATTGAAGAGCTCCCACCGAAACTCCAAGAAATCGTCAAACTCTTTCAAGCAGTCGAACAACCAAAGGCTAAATACGAGCAACTCTTATTTTACGGTAAAAATTTAAACTCACTTGACGCAAAATACAAGACCACTGAAAATAAAGTTCAGGGTTGTGTTTCACAGGTTTGGGTTAGGGCTTATTTTGATTCGGAGAAAAATGTGATCTTTGAGGCTGATTCTGATTCGGTACTCACTAAAGGGCTTGCTGCTTTGTTGGTTCTGGGTCTATCTGGTCGGCCCGTTGAAGAGATTATAAAAGTTTCACCTGATTTTGCTGTCCTTTTAGGGCTGCAACAAAGCTTAACTCCTTCTAGGAATAATGGGTTTTTGAATATGTTGAAGCTGATGCAGAAAAAGGCACTGCAGTTGTACGTTGAAGCTGAAAAGGCTGCTGATTTAGGCCATAGCGAATCCTTAAATGCCTCGATTGAGGCTTCTTCGTTGGGCAGTGTTAATGTTAATGGAAATGTTGAGTCTAGAGAGAGTACTGATGTTAGTGGGAATAATGTGagtggtggtggtggtgatgATGGTGTTTTGAGGAGTAGAGGGATGAGAATTAAAGAGAGGCTGGAGAAGGAACTTAGGCCTGTCGAATTGGAAGTTGAAGATATATCTTATCAGCACGCAGGGCATGCTGGGGTTAGAGGCAGTGACGGAGAGACACATTTTAATTTAAGAGTGGTTTCTAAGGAATTTGAAGGGAAGAGTTTGGTTAAGAGGCATAGGATGATTTATGATTTGCTGCAAGATGAGTTGCAGAATGGATTACACGCGTTGTCAATCGTGGCGAAGATGCCCTCTGAACTCTGA